The Daucus carota subsp. sativus chromosome 2, DH1 v3.0, whole genome shotgun sequence genome includes a window with the following:
- the LOC108207976 gene encoding vegetative cell wall protein gp1 — protein sequence MAPHTSLRNLSLSLLLSLLFIHSTLSASDSPSPSPQPDISSPPSPPPSPHSSPSPSPSPSSLHHSPPAPPSPAPSPANSTTPSPAPSPVSDNGVSHEDQNAVVPKTSSSSGMSGGQKAGVAFGVIAGACVVIVGGVLYKKRQNNIRRSQFGYASRVEMI from the coding sequence ATGGCGCCTCACACATCTCTACGcaatctctccctctctctcctccTCTCTCTGCTCTTCATCCACTCGACTCTCTCCGCCTCCGattctccctctccctctccacAGCCTGACATCTCCTCTCCCCCCTCTCCTCCTCCATCTCCCCactcctctccctctccctcacCGTCTCCTTCATCTCTCCATCACTCACCTCCAGCACCTCCTTCTCCGGCGCCATCGCCGGCCAATTCCACCACTCCTTCTCCCGCACCATCTCCGGTCTCCGACAACGGCGTCAGTCACGAGGATCAGAACGCAGTTGTTCCGAAAACGTCGTCGTCGAGTGGAATGAGCGGCGGACAGAAAGCGGGAGTGGCGTTCGGAGTGATCGCCGGCGCGTGCGTTGTAATCGTCGGTGGAGTGCTGTATAAGAAACGTCAGAATAACATTCGGAGATCTCAATTCGGTTACGCATCGAGAGTCGAAATGATCTAA
- the LOC108209932 gene encoding aquaporin PIP2-2: MGKDGEVAEQSGFSSKDYHDPPPAAFIGTDELTKWSFYRALIAEFIATLLFLYITVLTVIGYKSQSSTDQCGGVGLLGIAWAFGGMIFVLVYCTAGISGGHINPAVTFGLFLARKVSLIRAVMYMVAQCLGAICGVGLVKAFQKSYYNRYGGGANELADGYNKGTGLGAEIIGTFVLVYTVFSATDPKRNARDSHVPVLAPLPIGFAVFMVHLATIPITGTGINPARSFGAAVIYNKEKAWDDQWIFWVGPFIGAAIAAFYHQFILRAAAVKALGSFRSNA; encoded by the exons atgggaaAGGACGGAGAAGTGGCGGAGCAGAGTGGGTTCTCGTCCAAGGACTACCATGATCCGCCACCCGCGGCGTTTATCGGCACTGATGAGCTCACCAAATGGTCATTCTACAGGGCTTTGATAGCTGAGTTCATAGCCACCCTTCTCTTCTTGTACATCACTGTTTTGACTGTTATTGGGTACAAGAGCCAGTCTTCTACGGACCAGTGCGGTGGAGTTGGGCTTCTGGGCATAGCGTGGGCCTTCGGTGGCATGATCTTTGTCCTTGTTTACTGCACTGCCGGCATCTCCG GAGGACACATAAACCCAGCGGTGACATTCGGGTTATTTCTGGCGAGGAAAGTGTCACTAATAAGGGCAGTGATGTATATGGTGGCACAGTGTTTGGGTGCGATCTGTGGGGTAGGGTTGGTGAAGGCCTTCCAAAAGTCTTACTATAACAGGTATGGTGGAGGGGCCAACGAGCTGGCTGATGGTTACAACAAAGGCACTGGCCTAGGTGCCGAAATTATTGGCACTTTTGTTCTTGTCTACACAGTCTTCTCAGCCACGGATCCTAAGCGAAATGCTAGAGATTCCCATGTCCCT GTTCTGGCTCCCCTGCCTATTGGATTCGCGGTGTTCATGGTTCACTTGGCCACAATTCCGATCACTGGGACCGGTATCAACCCTGCTAGGAGTTTCGGAGCTGCAGTTATCTATAACAAAGAGAAAGCCTGGGATGATcag TGGATATTCTGGGTCGGACCCTTCATCGGTGCTGCCATAGCTGCATTCTACCACCAGTTCATTCTCAGAGCAGCAGCTGTCAAGGCTCTTGGATCCTTTAGGAGCAATgcctaa